The Carassius carassius chromosome 2, fCarCar2.1, whole genome shotgun sequence genome has a segment encoding these proteins:
- the LOC132096817 gene encoding cytidine deaminase-like: MLAGTRKHSRFPVGAAVLTTGGAIITGCNVEDASYGLTVCAERTAIQRAVAEGYRRFTAIAVTCDIKDSFVGPCGACRQVLMEFGTEWDIYLTKPDGTYKKTSLRELLPLAFTPAHLQKN; this comes from the exons ATGCTTGCAGGCACGAGAAAGCACAGCAGGTTTCCAGTCGGTGCTGCCGTTTTGACGACAGGGGGCGCCATTATCACCG GCTGTAATGTTGAGGATGCCTCCTATGGTCTTACTGTATGTGCGGAGAGAACTGCGATACAGAGAGCGGTCGCAGAAGGCTACCGAAGATTTACAGCCATAGCTGTCACATG TGATATCAAAGATAGTTTTGTGGGACCCTGCGGTGCTTGTCGACAGGTATTAATGGAG TTTGGCACAGAATGGGACATTTACCTCACTAAGCCAGATGGAACCTATAAGAAGACCAGTCTCAGAGAGCTCCTGCCTTTAGCATTCACCCCAGCTCACCTGCAAAAGAACTAA
- the LOC132096807 gene encoding 4F2 cell-surface antigen heavy chain-like: MNKDDDMKEVELNEMDQEKQPMTGESPTGTEKNGCVKVIVPEENEVKFTGLSKEELMKVANTAGWDRTRWVLLVLFWLGWIGMLAGAIAIIVQAPRCKPIPEMNWWNKGFLYQISDVNAFSGNGLKGVEEKLDYLNQMKVKGLVLGPIHTVQAMISLLERAHRKGISIVLDLTPNYQGVSAWFNNTASVAEQLKEDCIYWLNMGVDGIFISHLNNFTEAWQSVQDTFNKTDGTKKRALMGSVTGLSVDDISHLLNRLSVDLLLTGLPDLAEPGERQAKEIQLLYSSHLQTSLGWSLSGRTLGSLASRTPAVPVRLYQMLLFTLPGTPVFSAGDEVGLKAGEKPEEMWELESHAEDDNATAKTVQEERIAVRDFFKTLSDLKVKERSLLHGEYVSLYSSSTSLAFLRLWDQSERFLVALNWGSDPLTMTLTNSDLPAEARVCASTDTENLAVGSTVSVEKLELGPKQGVLLSYAFPG; this comes from the exons ATGAATAAAGACGACGACATGAAGGAAGTAGAACTGAACGAGATGGATCAGGAAAAACAGCCGATGACCGGAGAAAGTCCGACAGGCACCGAAAAAAACGGCTGCGTAAAGGTTATAGTGCCAGAGGAAAACGAGGTCAAATTTACGGGACTCTCCAAAGAGGAATTAATGAAAGTCGCCAACACAGCCGG GTGGGATCGGACTCGTTGGGTCTTGCTGGTTTTATTCTGGCTTGGCTGGATTGGCATGTTAGCAGGAGCAATAGCCATCATAGTACAGGCCCCACGCTGTAAACCCATTCCTGAGATGAACTGGTGGAACAAAGGTTTTCTGTACCAGATATCTGATGTTAATGCCTTTTCTGGAAATGGACTAAAAG GAGTGGAGGAGAAACTGGACTATCTGAACCAGATGAAGGTGAAGGGGCTTGTTTTGGGTCCGATACACACTGTGCAAGCAATGATTTCTCTGCTGGAAAGAGCACACAGAAAAG GAATCTCCATAGTGCTGGATCTAACACCCAATTATCAGGGAGTTTCAGCCTGGTTCAACAACACTGCTTCTGTTGCTGAGCAACTCAAA GAAGACTGCATATACTGGCTGAATATGGGGGTGGACGGCATCTTCATATCTCATCTGAACAACTTCACAGAAGCCTGGCAATCTGTTCAAGACACATTCAACAAAACAGATGGGACCAAAAAACG AGCTCTGATGGGATCAGTCACCGGTCTCTCCGTGGATGACATATCTCATCTGCTGAATCGGTTGAGTGTTGACCTGCTCTTGACTGGACTGCCTGATCTGGCGGAGCCCGGTGAAAGACAGGCCAAGGAAATACAGTTACTCTACTCCAGTCACCTGCAGACGAGTTTGGGCTGGAGTCTGAGTGGACGGACTCTGGGTTCTCTTGCCTCCAGAACTCCAGCAGTGCCTGTAAGGCTCTATCAAATGCTGCTGTTCACCCTCCCGGGTACACCTGTGTTCAGCGCTGGAGATGAGGTCGGACTGAAGGCTGGG GAGAAACCTGAAGAAATGTGGGAACTTGAAAGTCATGCAGAAGATGACAATGCAACAGCAAAG ACTGTACAAGAGGAACGTATTGCAGTgcgagacttctttaaaacactCAGTGATCTGAAAGTAAAAGAGCGATCACTTCTGCATGGAGAATATGTCAGCCTTTACAGTTCATCCACCTCATTAGCATTTCTCCGCCTTTGGGACCAGAGCGAACGCTTCCTGGTAGCCTTAAATTGGGGAAGTGACCCTCTTACCATGACCCTGACCAATAGCGACCTGCCTGCTGAGGCTCGAGTCTGTGCTTCCACAGATACAGAGAATCTAGCTGTGGGTAGTACAGTGTCAGTAGAGAAGTTAGAGCTTGGGCCGAAACAGGGTGTTCTGTTGTCTTATGCTTTTCCTGGCTAG
- the LOC132096825 gene encoding 4F2 cell-surface antigen heavy chain-like, whose protein sequence is MDWWNEGPLYQISDINAFSENGLKGVEEKLNYMTQMKVKGLVLGPVHTVQEYQLDKLNLVSFKPEVGTENGIFAEPSKKKRRRVTFDPGIPYKTC, encoded by the exons ATGGACTGGTGGAATGAAGGTCCTCTGTACCAAATATCTGACATTAACGCCTTCTCTGAAAATGGACTGAAag GAGTGGAGGAAAAGCTGAACTATATGACCCAGATGAAGGTGAAGGGCCTTGTTCTGGGTCCAGTACACACTGTGCAAGAATACCAGCTGGATAAATTAAATCTGGTTTCATTTAAACCTGAAGTAGGCACTGAGAATGGAATCTTTGCTGagccaagcaaaaaaaaaagaagaagagtgaCCTTTGACCCTGGTATACCTTATAAGACTTGCTAA